The stretch of DNA ctaaattgacccatgcggagaaatgagtggagaaaggtatcaaaatttttttccgaattttctccgaatcgacttgggtggagaaacgttcggaaatatttttctacgaTGAGAATACGCGgagaaacatgtgaaaaaaaaaatttaccgcggagaaattttttacgaattttctccgaatcgatTTGGGCGGAAAAAtgttcggaaatatttttccgcgATAAGAGTACGCGGAGAaacgtgtgaaaaaaaaaaaattatcacagagaaattcttccgaaatcaacgacgaggagaaatttttccacttATTTTCCGacattcatcaatttgatgaaacGATCACGGAAGTTTTGTAGACCAAGTACCTcaggtatatcaacttttttgaaaaaaagtgtcttcgaattttcatttttttcaaaaaaaataaacatcattatgctttgcgttatgtaacaattaataattagtcattctttttttaaataattgaaaattgaaaaagttggaaaaaaattgaacaaatggtggagaaagttggagaaaGGGTGGAGAGATtcgtccgccatttctccaaccgtgtgaaaaaataattttactgctgagaaattttttctaaaatcaacgacgaggaaaaaatttttccactcatttctccgcatgggtcaatttgggagaaattcggagtaatcgcggagaaattcggaaaaatttggagaaatattttcaccagggatatCTTCAAGAATTAATGGAAATGGAACAATTTAAAgatattgatgttgatgatctatctaaatatataaatataattataatttttcatttgatctcttatataattttaaaaaaaaatgcaatttgCAATACTGACTTTTGTTCGGgtattgtttattgaaaaaaaaaaaaaaaatttgtttctttccaaattatattgttaaaagtattattataaataaaataatattcggCGTTGTAAGAAATATCtttatttactaaaataataatcatataaataaacattaatgaattttacttttatttttactgtatttctaaacattattgttgttgtcgtGCACCAAGTTTGTGCcgaaaaaagaattattctATATACGTTATCTGTCTTTTTAAACAAAGTTGTATCAGTTTTTCATctcatattattaaaaatttttgtgaataataaataattatgatttcaCCACATCAAATAATAAGGGCGATCATCATTCGATGGTCAAGGAAAATCAGAAAATGACGTGTAGATCGCGCCCTTCGGGCACTCAACCCTTGACTTTCTATTattcgttttttaaaaaaaactattatgtgAATACCAAGCTTTTTTTGTTCCAAATTGTATTATTGGTGCTGATGGTGTTATTCAATGATTATCAAATACAGTTTACTCAATAGTGTTCATAACTATTAAATtgcatattaaattaacttagTCACTATCTTGAATATATCGATTTATTGAATGTATCGaacgtgtatgtgtgtgtgagtTGATGAAAACGTCGACAGCGTCAGTCAATAGAATCACCAATAAAGCGGAGACACATGAAGTTAGCTATTAGTACCTTGTTCTTTTTATATAGGATACTGCGTGGAACCGCATTCCATCATTCGAATCTTTATAGTTACATTCAGTAACAAACAGAGAGCTAAAAATCTTttctaatataataatatatatacaacgtatattgaaaatacaataaaatattaaatcagaaTTTGGTCATAGTGAATactacattttaattttatcaaatatgcGTGAGCTCAGAATATTAAGTGAAttagagtttaaaaaaatcctTACAACAAATTATGAAAGTCCTCCTGACGAAGAAGATGATATGGTTAGTCtaaaataactaattaaatattaaatatataaataatgattattttttttagataaattatgatgatgattatgaaatAATGTTGACAAAAATgtcagtaaaaaaatataaggcttcaaaaaaaatttcgacacGTTCATTTAATCAAAACAATGATAAGGTTAgtctaaaatataattgcaGTCAAAACATGCTCGTAAATTAAATACtgcattattgttattataattataaatatattatttattctttttagaTATATCCTCAACATTCTGATCATTCCGAcgccaaaaatataataattgaccgtgttaatgatgattgtctagctgaaatattcatgtatttGCCAGCATGTGAAAGACCGAAAATTGCATTGGGTAtgatataattacaatatcaattttttttatttaaaaattatttagtaatagtaataattaatatatttgtatttacttaattttttagtatgcaaAAAATGGAAAACAGCCCTTGATAATTCTTGGTTCAGGGTCAAAAGacttgaattaattcattgGCGATTTGAGGAGAATTTACATGGTTTGACTGAATTTCCAACAGTTCTTCAagaattaagttttttaaaatcacttcTCGATAAATGTGGTCGTTATTTGATAAAACTAGACTTGACAGCTTTTGATCATTGTGCTATAGTgccaattattaatgaatcttGTCCAAACCTCGTAAATCTTCGGTTGAGACTCACCCATATTTACAGTCCAGTATTATATAATACATTTTCACGTTTATCTAAACTAAAagtattaacaattatatttcataatcTCGATAGTCAGTTTATACCTGCtactttaattaattcattgagaAACGTTGCTAATACATTGACTGATTTGAGTCTATTTAATTATACCGATTTCTTAGGTAACTTATTCTATACTTTTCCAAAAGAAATTGATTGTgtaagttaaaatttatatctattaCGAAAGAAaaactcaaaaatattttttttaatctttacaTACTTATCTATAATTGCAGGTGATGTCAGAACTAAAAGCCCTGGAAAGATTTGAAACTGCTGGTATATCTTTTCTCCAAGGTTTTAAAGgcaatagaaaattgtttaaaccGTTCTTTATTTCTCTTAACATTGAGTCATATGGAAGTACTCATGAACTTAaagatgtcaaaaaaataaatttacccgATAGACAAATTACAGATAATAGTCTGTACTTTATTGCCAACGTCATGACGCAATTAGAAGTACTATGCATATTCTGTGAATTAGTAACCGATGATGGTATAGTAGCAATTTCAAAAATGAATAAGTTACAAACTCTTGATTTGATCGGCCGTAATAACGTCACTGATTCTTCAATTAAGCTGATCAAAAATCTGACAAGGCTGAAGTTACCATTcagtaataaaattactgatgaTTCAGTCACAGAagttcttgaaaattcaccagaTATGGAAGAGCTCTATGTTGAGGACACAGGTGTAActgttaaatttatcaaaaaagcaGCAGGTATATCAAAAAATCGAAAACGTATTTTACATGTAGGCGTAACATTTATACCTGATATAACACAATATGAAACGCGGTATTTGACTATtcatgtaattaaaaaaaaagaacaagtgCCCACGCAGAAAGTGCTCACAACGAGTTTAAGAGGGCAAGCACAAATCTTGTGAGCGGGCTTTCTGATTGGGcactttttttgaaatatatactataataaaataataacaacaatcaataacaatttattattactctgttttttaaaaattttaataagaaatatttctatttcaaataaatatcaatgataatttgaTTATGTCTgctaaagaaaaatgaaaagaacaaaaaaaaaaatgtatcaatgAATGTAAACgtataaaaaacgtaaaaaagaaaagaaaagttatttctaaataaatagtatataatgttttttataaaatacaattatccAAGAGtacattcattaatttttcagcgACTATTTTACTGCAGAAAGAACATGGATGcttatcagaatttttttccatttcttgACGAGCCATTTCATCTTCAAaaccattatttaataaaatatttttactaacaCGTTCTCCACAAACACagcaaatatataataaacttgttcattttcatttttgatgataattttttttttgtgtacttgttgataatatatcaatgactccaataatatcatcatcatcatcagatacTTCAAAAACTTTTGTACAAGCTTCAAGTTCTCTTTGTTTATATCTGAACATCTATCAATATGAGTATTCATTGTTGAAGATATTGAAAGatcaaaatcaatattttatattcaaatataaaataaattaataatattataactattattctctttaaatctattttttcttttttttttcattgaataatgTAAACATTCGTAATAATGTCAATTTATAACTGCTTCttattgaatttgataatgaagatttaaaaaaaatgtataatctaattttattttgaatgtaAGCTAAAGACTACTTACTATTTTAACTTGTTATCATTgtggagaataaaaaataaattaaaatataagaaatgttaattttaacgATTATAAAATCTATACAGCATCATTgtcttatcaattttttattaatccaatttttttttttctaacaattaatcattaatattgaattaaacttttcttttttttttttacaattagcagtatagtaaatatatttaactgtcagttcaaaaaaaaaagttgaaaaaaaaaaaaaacaattaattaatttgaataataaatttaaaaaaattacatgataaCGCAAGGAAGAGCACAACACAGTGGTAAACAAACTGGAACAACAGCTTTACcacttttttcactttttttacttttacttgATGCCTCGTATTCATATGCACCTCGTGCCTTGGCCCATTCACCCTGTCATCAAAActcaacaatttaatatctTAATAAAACCAcagataaattgtttatattatttttatcaataaatataattcaactTACACCTCCTTGAATCATAGATCTTTCttctttcattttaaattcacCAGATCCAGGTGGATAATAAACTGGTGGTccagatatatttttactatttactTGTGCTGGTGTATGTGGTACAAAATCTACTTCTTTTTTACCATATCCATTATCTTTGTGTCTTTCATTTTGTTgcattttttcttctcttctCACGTCAACCAATATTTCTCGCTGCAGAAAACACCTCAGAATCAGAAAAAGAAGCCATAAGATCATCAATTCTTTTTGGTGAACtttgatcattattattattgcgattgactaaaatatttaaaatactagattattttttcatttataaatttacacgcAAAGATTTACCAAGATCTTTGGATCGAGGAAGTGGTTGTCCCCTCCAATCTCAaactctttctctctctctcttcagCAGCAGCAGTATCAAAGATGCGAATATATGAAGAAAACGAAAAAGTTAGTATAACAGTAACTCTCGAGAGTAACAAGTCGTGAGTGGTCCAGTCATATAACTACATTTatctctatttatttatataaaaaaaaaacaaacagtgAATTTGGATTAAATTGATTaccatcatttaataaaaattggtgagtaaaaattaaatcaaataaattttcttctcattgagatgaaaataaaaataatacttgaaacaactaaacaatataaacataatattaataataataataataataatagtaatgaaaaaaattggcatTAATCCAAAAAGCATCTGTTTGAGGTTTATAGCTCGGATGCGTAATAGGTCGTCAGTTGGTCGGGGCCAAGATGCCGAATATAGTCTGGTGACTTGGTTGTACTTTAGTCATCTCTCATTTTTGTAACATTTATACACATAACAAACCCACACAAAGTCAACAagtaataagtaaaaaaaaaattctaagaaACCCACATTTACAAGGTCttgtaaattacaataatattaaacacaaattaaatacaaataagtATTTCATTATGAGAgcatattgttttataatttaacaacaaaaaaaaaaaaaaatgcaataaaacaatagatggctttatattaaattttataaaatgtaacTAAATActataatgaaaatgaatacgTTTAAAAGCATGCTTTGTTATCACTggtaatttcatataaataatgttgaaaaaatttattaaatttgcaGCTGATGTCATTGCtccatgataatattatttttatgattaacaGACCGAgtcaatttgaataaattatatgctTTAAActcatcaattattattcgaatgataaatgttatttcaattagttaaataaaacattttttttttgaatgaaattaatttggtaattatattttgatcttGGCTCATAATTTTATAGCATTTTATTTGaagcaattttattattgcgtgggtgattttattattgccaacgtaaattttaaaatacattttttttatttcttttccatTAGACACACACGTGCGTTATTctcgttttttaaaaaattaaaaaaaaatatatataagtgtAAGTAACAAGTTATTTCCCTTTCAATTTCAATACTTTGACCAGAACAAAATTCTGTgctgttaaaatttaaaaaaaaaaaaaaccggtttcaaattataaatttaacttaaactaaaaaaataaaataataatcataaactGTCACAAAcactataaattattattgcaaattaaaaatacattttcaaggtttatttgataaataaaaaaaaataaaaaaataaacaaaacaaaaatatttttaaatttaaatgataaaaataatttaaatataggtatatgtaaaatgtcaataaatttattttaattatatttttatgagtaTGCAAATTAGACAAGTAACACGAGATGATCTCGtcattcataattatattaatattcatatagtctcattcaattaattataatattttttctccaatgaaatttgtatttgtattattattttgtttgtatataaataattgaaaataataaataaacaagtaggCGAGGACCATGCAAATatgcaatacgtatgagggaggaataatcaagatgaaattaaatattattcatgtgTCCTTGATCCACATCAACATCCCGACCTTGGACTTTCTCAgacaaatggaaaaataaatattttaattctgttctttttcttttaaccaTATCAATCgagttgatttaattaatcgTCATTGATCATTGATACTTATATGGTCATCTTTCATGATCAACGAACTCACAaggataatatataaataaaaaaaacaaacaatcaatattcaGGGTTGTCTACTGGAGAAATTTTAATcgtatgattattattttaaaatgtgaaTATTACATGGTTACACCCACATGatggaaatttattttggTCAGAGCTCGGTGACTCTTTTAAAGCCTTGACCTCGATAAATCCATTGccactgaaataataaatatatatttattcattcataaaatttaaaaatatacttacttgtgtatttttttttttttcagatatttgattttttaatttaaaaaaatgccgACTGTTAGGGAGAGCTCACATgagagtaaaaaatatatgactcATAGTGGTGCTATATCTGGACACTCAACAAACAACCTCGAGAATAACTTAGGTAAAAtagttttgattattatttaaatattaataaataaacaaagaaattatttatattttttttcttttttttttctacaaattttaatgttttttttttttttgtggtttaaAATCAAACAGGctttgagaaaaaaagaagataaaaatgTCAACAAGTGGTTTCGGCTGAATttcgaatttaaatttttaattattattcgtttttttttcttgtttttgtaGATGCACTTTTGGAAGATCTCCAAACAAGTGTTTCAAGAAGTGCAACACCAAGTGGAAGACGACCAGTATCACCCCATGTTGATTTTAAAACagtaacaaataaatcatttgctGAAACAaggttaataaaatttaattataataaaaattataaataaataaataatataatatatgttaaTGATTTTAGATCTGGTTCACCAATTCGTACAACAACAACTGAAAAATATGTAAGCACAACACCAGCTGGTATTGGAAGTGGCATATCTGGTCTTGAAGCACTTGATGCTGAATTACGAAATGTAAATAGCGACAAATaccttttaaattaatcatatatttattaataatcatttttaaatattgtgtgGTGTTACTAAATACGCCAACGTTAAATAATCATGTTAATTTTACGAGTTTATATAAGGCAACTTGATCATACTcacgtttttatttattcatgttttttttttttcatatttcccacctttttatttattcatttttattttaaataattttagatacAGCCAGGACAGGCTAAAACAGTTGCATATAAACAAGTGTCTTATCAATTCAACAAAACAAAAGATGGCCAAAAAATTGGTAAGattatacttaattttttttaaataatattttgaatataaagcACTTTGAGAtggtattaattattgaaaatttattcatttatttaataaataatttattaacaattaatattttatatcacttaattatttaatttataaattaaaattttaaaataatttttcgttaAATTCTATATTTGGATTTGTaaggagaaataaaatttgaccTGATTTCTTCatgtgaatattatttttatagagaaagtcataaatattattgccaTATTAagcttgttgattttttttatgatttttttttagattcgTTTGGGTCAACTGACAACTCATTATCAAGCACTACAAAATCTATGTAAGTATTTAAAGTTTGATGGCACACAAAGCCCACTGTAATTAtgtaatcaaaatataaattgatcctcaataattttaaattttcttttaatttattttatgtatcaGTGATGGTGTTCATGAGACAGCATATGATGAGACATACAGACGACCTAGAAGTCCAGAAAGATCAACAACATCGAAAACAGTTAACAGAGAACTCGTAAGAAATtttcgttttgttttgttcgataatttaaagaaaattaaatatatatttttttaaaggtaTATGGTGATACATCATCTCGTTTaataccatcatcatcatcatcatctggaACTAATACTCgtgatgtaaaaataattcgtGAAACATATCAGCCAGAATCATCAAAAACAATGTCATCATTGTACCAAAATCATGAGAGAATTGATGAACGTGGTATTAATTGTATTCCTGAACATTTAACACCAGGTCCAAATACAAAAGTAACAAAGACAGTAAAAACATATACATATGAATTACCAGGAACACCAGATGTTTATCGTCGTCACAATAACACTGAACAAAGTGTTAcatataaaattgacaaaaatatcGAACGATCGAAAAGTCCAATGACATATACATCTCAACAGCCAGAtgttaaatcaacaatattacaCAAAGAAgcaaaatattatcatgaagATATGCATGATTCATCAACATATGGAAAACCAAAATTATTAACGACATATCCATCAGCATCATCACCAACAAATtatgaaacaattaaaactaaaaaagaaaattattatatacgtGATGAAAGATATGAAAATGGTTATATACCAGTTGATAGAGTTGATTATCCACATactgaaacaacaacaacaactgttATTGATAGAGTTGAAGAATTTATACctgataaatcatcaacacCAAATGGTGGTCATAGTTATTATACAACAACAGTTGCAACACCACAAACTCGTACAACATCACAAGGTTTAAATTCaagtgtttataaatattcaaaagaaaCACATAGTGATCGTGAAATATTACTACCAAAACCATTTCCAACTGGTACACAAATGTATCCAgttaatcgaaataataataatgatcaaaGTTCACCAAAAAGAATTGATGATCTTATGGCTTCTTTTTCTGATTCTGaggtttgttttattttgatatatttattttatttgttatttgttgtaaTCTATTTgttgtaatctttttttttctgcagcGAGAAGTATTGGTTGACGTGAGAAGAGAGGAAAAAATGCAACAAAATGAAAGACACAAAGATAATGGATATGGTAAAAAAGAAGTAGATTTTGTACCACATACACCAGCACAagtaaatagtaaaaatatatctggACCACCAGTTTATTATCCACCTGGATCTGgtgaatttaaaatgaaagaaGAAAGATCTATGATTCAAGGAGGTGtaagttaaattatatttattaataaaaataataaaaacattttgtcTGTGATTTTATTAagatattaaattgttgatttttgatGACAGGGTGAATGGGCCAAGGCACGAGGTGCTTATGAATACGAGGCATcaagtaaaagtaaaaaaagtgaaaaaagtgGTAAAGCTGTTGTTCCAGTTTGTTTACCACTGTGTTGTGCTCTTCCTTGCgttattatgtaatttttttaaatttattatttgaattaattaattgtgtttttttttttttttaaaccttttttttttttgactgacatttaatatattcactatactgctaatattgtaaaaaaaaaaaatatttgattgatgaaaaaaaaaagaaaagcttaattcaataataatgattaattgttagaaaaaaaaatttgtattaataatataataattgtcttttgtgttttacattttttaataatctaaatgtcgagaaaaaaaatatatattttctgtatAAGATATTATATTGCGTGTTTTTGCTtgtattacaattatttaaatatgaaatactGTCAAACACAactctgaaaaaaatatgataagaTAATGATAACGTAAGAGATTTTATAATCGTTAAAATTaacatgttttatattttaatttattttttattccacgATGATAACGAATTAAAATGGTAAGTAGTCttgaattaaacaaataacaaatagATCTTGATGGAACAATTTTAATagcttaaatttaaaattaaaaacagattataaattttttttaaatcttcattaTACAGAATATTATTGTAGAATTCAATTATTGTAGAATTCAATAAGAAGCaattatgaattaatattattacaagtgtttatattattatataaatagaaaaaaaaaaaaaaatagagatatATAGTTACTAATTCTAAAactaattacatttttattttctctataAAAATGCAAATGATAATTCAATCTTATCAtccacacgccccaacaaacgttaccagatcttttttaattaatatatttaccgataatgatacatataataaaaaattactaatgtTATGTTTATATGACAGTGACAAGTCTTGTACTCAACCTAGTCGTGGTACATAAAGACTATGTAGAGGAACGCATACAGATGAACATTCTCCACAAGATCGGACCCTTTCCATTTTTTGctttaataaacaatacatTTTGAAAAACAGCCGTGTTTTGAAATGGACAATAGTAGATATAGATATATTCCAAGCTTTTTTAACTTCATGTATATCAGGATTACTAAATAGATATAAATCTTGAATTTTAGAATCAGTGAATGCACCAGTTTCAATAGAGCTAATTTTGTTGTGTGTCAAATCCAATTGACCGGATTTTAAACCCTCAAAAGTATCCTTTTCAATAGTTGTGAGTTCGTTGTGACTCAAAttatacaaaacaaaatttttattatcaaataacatGAATGCTTCGTCATCGATGTCCtcaatttcattgttatttaataaaagcaCAGCGAGATTCTTGAGATTATTGAATACATTCATTGAAACAAgagatattttattgaatgacAAGTTTATATATCGGAgattatttagtaaattaaatgCACCAGCTTCAATTGTCGACAACTGTGTTTTGGTTATTGTAAATACTTCAATTTGTTGCACACAAACTAATGAATTTTCTTGTAGTCTATCAATTGTACCAGTTGTATAACGAATGTCGATTATTGAATTTGGTATAtcttttgaaaatgaattatgACAAATACCAACAGAGTGATTACCAACAATTTCGAGGGTTTTTATCACTTTAAGATCGGTCAAAACTTGACTGAGATAAAAACTAGTTTCGATAACTTCGATTTTCAGATATCTCAGAGATTGTAgttgtacaaataaatttttcttgagtTTGATGGCTCCaacattcaatattaaattttctaagtttATCAAACCGTTAAATGATTCaggataaattataaattcgaaACCTTCAGTATAATTTACTGTTAAAGCTGTAAAATAGGATTTAAAGTTAGAATGTGTAAATGCATTtctattaattgatgatatatcAAACAACTCAAGTTTTTTACTTGGTAATGAAAAACCCTGTGAAAAAAACATATCTATATAGGTTTTTATAACTGCGTTGACAGATAATAGTGAATTCAACTTTGTACAAATCTTCAAAGATTCTTGAGTGAAACATTTCGTCTGAATTCGGGTTTCATCCGCGCtccaaattttaatatttcctttaagtttatcattattatctacATTTAATGTTTCAAAGTTCAAAGTTTTGAATGCAccaatttcaattgttattaatttattatctgatAAATCCAGTTGTTTAATCTTAACATCGACAAATAAATCTTTGCTTATAGATGTCAACTTGTTGTAACTCAAATCTagcattgataatatttttcctcTAAATGCCCCATtaacaatattgtttattttattatcactgaGTACGAGTGAATTTAGATTCGTTAAGTTCTCAAAAGTATTTCGATCAATTtgtgtcaatttatttgatgataatactaAACTAGTAAGTTTATTAAGTCGACTAAATGACCCAGGTTCAATATTTTCGAGATCACTGCTTGTTATACCCAGATATTCAAGCCTTTCTAAGCAAACAAAATCATCTTGATGCAAACTTGTGAACCATCCATGTATATAACAGAGACTTGAAATTTTAGTATTGCGATCCATACATAAATCCGTATCACAAATAGCTACTCTTTCAGCAtcagaaattaataaattttttatatttgaacgTCTGACCAATTTACAAATAGAAATATTACATCTCTTAGTATCAATTGCTGGAATTTCAAATGTTACTAATGATTTTAGATGATCCAAAAAGTatgtatcaaattttattggtACAGTTTTAAGttctaaaaattcaagatttgATAATCCTTCAAAagatttt from Aphidius gifuensis isolate YNYX2018 linkage group LG4, ASM1490517v1, whole genome shotgun sequence encodes:
- the LOC122854788 gene encoding uncharacterized protein LOC122854788, which translates into the protein MIKVHQKELMILWLLFLILRCFLQREILVDVRREEKMQQNERHKDNGYGKKEVDFVPHTPAQVNSKNISGPPVYYPPGSGEFKMKEERSMIQGGGEWAKARGAYEYEASSKSKKSEKSGKAVVPVCLPLCCALPCVIM
- the LOC122854787 gene encoding mucin-5AC-like; translated protein: MPTVRESSHESKKYMTHSGAISGHSTNNLENNLDALLEDLQTSVSRSATPSGRRPVSPHVDFKTVTNKSFAETRSGSPIRTTTTEKYVSTTPAGIGSGISGLEALDAELRNIQPGQAKTVAYKQVSYQFNKTKDGQKIDSFGSTDNSLSSTTKSIDGVHETAYDETYRRPRSPERSTTSKTVNRELVYGDTSSRLIPSSSSSSGTNTRDVKIIRETYQPESSKTMSSLYQNHERIDERGINCIPEHLTPGPNTKVTKTVKTYTYELPGTPDVYRRHNNTEQSVTYKIDKNIERSKSPMTYTSQQPDVKSTILHKEAKYYHEDMHDSSTYGKPKLLTTYPSASSPTNYETIKTKKENYYIRDERYENGYIPVDRVDYPHTETTTTTVIDRVEEFIPDKSSTPNGGHSYYTTTVATPQTRTTSQGLNSSVYKYSKETHSDREILLPKPFPTGTQMYPVNRNNNNDQSSPKRIDDLMASFSDSEREVLVDVRREEKMQQNERHKDNGYGKKEVDFVPHTPAQVNSKNISGPPVYYPPGSGEFKMKEERSMIQGGGEWAKARGAYEYEASSKSKKSEKSGKAVVPVCLPLCCALPCVIM